In Prochlorococcus marinus str. MIT 1214, one DNA window encodes the following:
- a CDS encoding TVP38/TMEM64 family protein gives MSYNLETLVNNFIPFLSSPFGILVFALVYVFWVSFLLPGSWLSMLSGFLYGTWLGSSVVFVGAFIGAHLTFYLGRTFLKEWAQKKVSNFPKVQIMEKAVQREGLKVILLTRLSPLFPFGLLNFTYGLSEVKVRDFTLGMIGILPGTILYCSLGSLALKVSNFAEVLSGRSDTSSLIWSLISILSTILVIILVLRSTRKLNKDSQSLD, from the coding sequence ATGTCTTATAACTTAGAAACTCTGGTTAATAATTTCATTCCTTTTTTAAGTAGCCCTTTTGGAATTTTGGTTTTTGCTTTGGTGTATGTTTTTTGGGTGTCTTTTTTGTTGCCAGGCTCATGGCTTTCCATGTTGTCTGGCTTTCTTTATGGCACCTGGCTTGGAAGTTCGGTTGTTTTTGTAGGTGCTTTTATTGGAGCTCATTTAACTTTTTATTTAGGGCGAACTTTTTTAAAAGAATGGGCTCAAAAAAAGGTCTCAAATTTTCCAAAAGTTCAAATAATGGAGAAAGCTGTTCAACGCGAGGGTCTAAAAGTCATTTTGCTTACAAGACTTTCTCCTCTTTTTCCATTTGGCTTACTTAATTTTACATATGGCTTGAGTGAGGTAAAAGTTCGTGATTTTACTCTTGGCATGATTGGTATATTGCCTGGCACAATTTTATATTGCAGCTTAGGTTCTTTAGCACTCAAAGTTTCAAATTTTGCTGAAGTACTATCAGGAAGATCTGATACTAGTTCACTTATTTGGAGCTTAATTAGTATTTTGTCGACTATTTTAGTTATTATTTTAGTTTTACGTTCAACAAGAAAACTAAATAAGGATTCTCAATCACTAGATTAA